In the genome of Epinephelus lanceolatus isolate andai-2023 chromosome 18, ASM4190304v1, whole genome shotgun sequence, one region contains:
- the slc27a1a gene encoding long-chain fatty acid transport protein 1a, translated as MHNAASVSASLGSVGLLRLFGVSWSWTLAAGLGVYLGTRSWKYFYIAARTAKRDLNGLYVLLRVKLDLWRYVRNGSNIPSIFAQTVKRHPNKPALIYEATGETWTFTQLDELSNAVAHWARGQGWVSGDVVALFMESRPLQVALWLGFAKVGVEAALINFNLRHDSLLHCIGVSGSRAVVFGAELADAMLEVSSSINQSMIRFCTGDLSAEYLARLNAQFLDPILASSPRHAPLPCVPPKGMNDRLFYIYTSGTTGLPKAAIVVHSRYYRIAAFGYFAFRMCPADIIYDCLPLYHSAGNIMGVGQCLIHGLTVVVKKKFSASRFWEDCIKYNCTVVQYIGEICRYLLSQPVRPSEKGHKVRLAVGNGLRPSVWEAFTERFGVAQIGEFYGATECNCSIANMDGKVGACGFNSRILPNVYPIRLVRVDEDSLELVRDSRGLCVPCRPGEPGLLVGRINQQDPLRRFDGYANQDATRKKIAHNVFKKNDSAYLSGDVLVMDEMGYMYFRDRGGDTFRWRGENVSTTEVEGVLSSLLGQTDVAVYGVAVPGVEGKAGMAAIADTTGSFDCNSFMQKVQQALPSYARPVFLRISPNVDTTGTFKIQKTRLQREGYDPRLTTDQIYFLNARASCYVPVDEELYNAIAEGRMSL; from the exons TGGCCTGTACGTGCTGTTGAGAGTGAAGCTGGATTTATGGCGCTACGTGCGCAATGGCAGTAACATTCCTTCCATTTTCGCCCAGACGGTAAAACGGCACCCAAATAAACCAGCACTGATTTATGAGGCCACAGGGGAAACGTGGACCTTCACCCAGCTTGACGAGCTGTCGAATGCGGTGGCCCACTGGGCAAGAGGTCAGGGGTGGGTCTCAGGGGATGTGGTGGCCCTCTTCATGGAGAGTAGGCCGTTGCAGGTGGCGCTTTGGCTGGGCTTTGCCAAGGTTGGGGTGGAAGCTGCACTCATCAACTTCAACCTTCGCCATGATTCCCTGCTGCACTGTATCGGGGTGTCTGGGTCACGGGCTGTTGTGTTCGGAGCTGAGCTTGCTGATG CCATGTTGGAGGTCAGCTCATCCATCAACCAGTCCATGATACGGTTTTGCACAGGAGACCTCAGTGCAGAATATCTGGCCCGACTGAATGCCCAGTTCCTGGACCCAATTTTAGCCTCTTCACCTCGACATGCCCCTTTACCTTGTGTTCCCCCCAAAGGCATGAACG ACCGTCTATTTTATATTTACACCTCCGGCACAACAGGACTGCCCAAGGCTGCCATTGTGGTACACAGTCG TTACTACAGAATTGCTGCTTTTGGGTATTTTGCCTTTCGCATGTGCCCTGCTGACATCATCTATGACTGTCTGCCCCTCTATCATTCAGCAG GTAATATCATGGGAGTCGGTCAGTGTCTGATCCACGGCCTCACTGTGGTAGTGAAGAAGAAATTCTCTGCCAGCCGCTTCTGGGAAGACTGCATTAAGTACAATTGCACT GTGGTGCAGTATATCGGGGAAATCTGCCGCTACCTCCTGTCTCAGCCAGTACGGCCATCAGAAAAAGGCCACAAAGTTCGTCTGGCGGTGGGAAACGGGTTGCGCCCCAGCGTGTGGGAGGCCTTCACAGAGCGTTTTGGCGTGGCACAGATTGGCGAGTTCTACGGAGCAACTGAGTGCAACTGCAGCATTGCCAACATGGATGGCAAG GTTGGAGCCTGCGGATTCAACAGTCGCATTCTTCCCAACGTATACCCCATCCGTCTGGTGAGGGTGGACGAGGACAGCTTGGAGCTAGTTCGTGACAGCCGGGGGCTCTGTGTGCCATGCCGCCCTG GGGAGCCAGGGCTTCTGGTGGGTCGCATCAACCAGCAGGACCCATTGCGGCGTTTTGATGGCTACGCTAACCAGGATGCTACCAGGAAGAAGATAGCTCACAATGTCTTCAAGAAAAATGATTCTGCCTATTTATCAG GTGACGTGCTGGTGATGGATGAGATGGGCTACATGTACTTCCGTGACCGCGGTGGAGACACGTTCCGCTGGCGAGGGGAAAATGTCTCCACCACTGAGGTGGAGGGCGTACTCAGCAGTCTTCTGGGTCAGACTGATGTGGCTGTGTATGGCGTGGCAGTGCCAG GTGTGGAAGGTAAGGCGGGCATGGCTGCCATTGCAGACACTACAGGGAGTTTTGACTGCAACAGCTTCATGCAGAAAGTTCAGCAAGCTCTTCCTTCGTATGCACGCCCCGTGTTCCTGCGAATCTCCCCAAATGTGGATACCACAG GTACATTTAAAATCCAGAAAACCAGGCTGCAGAGGGAGGGATATGACCCACGTCTCACTACCGACCAGATCTACTTTTTGAACGCTAGAGCCTCGTGTTATGTGCCTGTAGACGAGGAGCTGTACAATGCTATAGCTGAGGGAAGAATGTCTCTATGA